TCCGCGACCTGGCCGCGCGCACCGACGCCCGATCGCCGTCGTTCCTGGGGGGCGGGGTGCGCGCGCACTTCACGCCGAGCGTCACGAAGCACTTGGCGATGCAGTCGGAGTTCGTCACGGCCTACACGCCGTACCAGGCGGAGGTCGCGCAGGGGGTCCTGCAGACCACCTTCGAGTTCCAGACGATGATGAGCGAACTCACGGGCTTGCCGGTCTCGAACGCCAGCATGTACGACGGCGCCAGCGCCGTCGCGGAGGCCGCCCTCCTCGCGCTCCGCGCCACGAAACGGCGTCGCGTCGTCGTCTCCCGCGGCGTCCACCCGCAGGCGCGCGAGGTGCTCGCGACGTACCTCGCCCCGCTCGACGTCACCGTCGACGTCGTCGACCTCGACGGCGACCACGCGACGCCCGTCCCCGCCGACCTGAGCGACGCGGCGGCGTGGATCGTGCAGAGCCCCAACCACCTCGGGACCGTCGAGCCGTTCCCGCCGCACGTCCGCGCCGCGCACGAGGCCGGCGCCCTCGCCGTCGCGGTCGCGGACCCGCTGTCGCTCGCCGTCCTGCAGTCCCCCGGCGATGCCGGCGCGGACGTCGCGGTCGGCGACGGCCAAACGTTGGGCGTCCCCCCGCAGTTCGGGGGGCCGCACTTCGGCTACATGGTCGTCACCGAACGGCTGCTGCGGCAGCTGCCCGGCCGGCTGGTCGGCGAGACGCG
This genomic window from Trueperaceae bacterium contains:
- the gcvPA gene encoding aminomethyl-transferring glycine dehydrogenase subunit GcvPA; the encoded protein is MRYTPHTAEDVRAALDAIGVDDVQALFADVPADLLDPPLDLPAPADEATLLRHVRDLAARTDARSPSFLGGGVRAHFTPSVTKHLAMQSEFVTAYTPYQAEVAQGVLQTTFEFQTMMSELTGLPVSNASMYDGASAVAEAALLALRATKRRRVVVSRGVHPQAREVLATYLAPLDVTVDVVDLDGDHATPVPADLSDAAAWIVQSPNHLGTVEPFPPHVRAAHEAGALAVAVADPLSLAVLQSPGDAGADVAVGDGQTLGVPPQFGGPHFGYMVVTERLLRQLPGRLVGETRDVDGRRGYVLTLQAREQHIRRGKAKSNICSNHQLAAGMATINLAALGPAGLRDLAEGSVRNAHALADRLRQEGYDVATGNRPFFAEFPVRVPRDPREVRRDLHAAGVRAGVPVPDEYGLGSAILLAATESTSDADVDALVAALARVAPAAEVPA